A single region of the Paraburkholderia sprentiae WSM5005 genome encodes:
- a CDS encoding maleylacetate reductase, which translates to MISGFSYDINPGRILFGAGTFDAVAGEIERVGAQRALILSTPFQRADVEQLAGRLGPLAAGIFSEAAMHTPVAVTLKALAAFEATRADCVVSLGGGSTIGLGKAIAWRNDAPQIVIATTYAGSEVTPILGQTENGIKTTVRDPKILPEVVIYDPTLTTGLPVLMSVTSGLNAMAHAVEAVYARDRNPVSSLMALEGVRALRDALRVIVEQPHNLPARTSALYGSWLCGSVLGTVGMALHHKLCHTLGGSFDLPHAETHAIVLPHSAAYNAQAAARELQPLADLFGSSIGGGLYDFARSLGAPLALKDLGLKESELDEAADLAVKNPYWNPRPIEWEAVRALLQRAWAGARPE; encoded by the coding sequence ATGATCTCCGGCTTTTCCTATGACATCAACCCCGGCCGGATTCTGTTCGGTGCGGGAACGTTCGACGCCGTGGCTGGCGAGATCGAGCGGGTAGGCGCACAACGTGCGCTGATTCTGTCGACGCCGTTCCAGCGAGCGGACGTCGAGCAACTGGCCGGGCGCCTGGGTCCTCTGGCGGCAGGCATATTCAGCGAGGCCGCCATGCACACCCCGGTGGCGGTGACGCTCAAGGCGCTGGCGGCGTTCGAGGCGACCAGGGCGGATTGCGTGGTGTCGCTCGGCGGTGGCTCGACCATCGGTTTAGGCAAGGCCATCGCGTGGCGCAACGACGCGCCGCAGATTGTTATCGCCACGACGTATGCCGGCTCGGAAGTCACGCCCATTCTCGGGCAGACGGAAAACGGCATCAAGACGACGGTCCGTGATCCAAAGATCCTTCCCGAAGTGGTGATCTATGACCCGACCTTGACCACCGGGCTTCCGGTGCTGATGAGCGTGACGAGTGGTCTCAACGCAATGGCGCATGCAGTAGAGGCCGTCTATGCGCGCGACCGTAACCCAGTGTCCTCGTTGATGGCGCTCGAAGGCGTGCGTGCGTTGCGCGATGCGCTGCGTGTCATCGTCGAGCAACCGCACAATCTGCCGGCTCGAACCAGCGCGCTATACGGCTCCTGGCTCTGCGGCTCGGTGCTCGGGACGGTCGGCATGGCGCTGCATCACAAGCTGTGCCACACGCTGGGCGGAAGTTTTGATCTGCCCCATGCGGAAACCCATGCGATCGTGTTGCCGCACTCGGCCGCTTACAACGCCCAGGCGGCAGCTCGAGAGTTGCAACCGCTGGCCGACCTGTTTGGGAGCTCGATCGGCGGTGGCCTGTATGATTTCGCCAGATCGCTCGGTGCGCCACTGGCCCTGAAGGATCTGGGTCTCAAGGAATCCGAGCTCGACGAGGCGGCAGACCTGGCGGTGAAAAATCCGTACTGGAATCCGCGCCCGATCGAATGGGAAGCTGTGCGCGCGCTGCTCCAGCGCGCTTGGGCGGGTGCCCGGCCGGAATGA
- a CDS encoding dioxygenase family protein, translating to MTKGTEKMSRFFTEADSVNVVNARMGSDINPRLKEIMTSLVRHLHAFVKDVHLTQQEWEVAIDFLTRTGQICSNERQEFILLSDTLGVSMLVDAINNRRSIGATENTVLGPFHVAGAPQRGMGEHISFDGKGERCLFEGRVTDLHGNPVADARIDVWSDNADGYYDVQQPGIQPKWNNRGIFTTGVEGKYSFVGIKPVSYPIPHDGPVGGMLDALGRHPYRPAHMHFIVTADGFQKVVTHTFVGDDHYMTSDAVFGVKETLVAPFERVDDGVTVWRSSFDFILTPAGE from the coding sequence ATGACGAAAGGAACAGAGAAGATGTCCAGATTCTTTACCGAGGCCGATTCGGTCAACGTGGTCAATGCCAGGATGGGGTCGGATATCAATCCGCGCCTGAAGGAAATCATGACCTCGTTGGTCAGGCATCTGCACGCATTCGTCAAGGATGTGCATCTCACCCAGCAGGAATGGGAAGTGGCCATTGATTTCCTCACGCGGACCGGCCAGATCTGCAGCAATGAACGACAGGAATTCATTCTGTTGAGCGACACGCTGGGCGTTTCAATGCTAGTGGATGCCATCAACAACCGGCGTTCGATCGGCGCGACCGAAAACACGGTACTCGGTCCGTTCCACGTTGCAGGCGCCCCGCAGCGGGGCATGGGCGAGCACATTTCGTTCGACGGCAAGGGCGAGCGCTGTCTCTTCGAGGGACGCGTGACGGATCTGCATGGCAATCCGGTTGCCGATGCACGTATCGATGTCTGGTCGGACAACGCCGACGGCTACTACGATGTGCAGCAGCCTGGCATTCAGCCGAAATGGAACAACCGCGGGATCTTTACGACTGGCGTGGAGGGAAAGTACAGCTTCGTGGGCATCAAGCCCGTGTCCTATCCGATTCCACACGATGGTCCCGTCGGCGGGATGCTTGATGCGCTGGGCCGGCATCCCTATCGGCCAGCACATATGCACTTCATTGTGACGGCTGACGGTTTCCAGAAGGTGGTGACTCATACCTTCGTTGGCGACGATCATTACATGACCTCCGATGCCGTGTTCGGTGTGAAAGAGACGCTGGTGGCGCCGTTCGAGCGTGTCGACGACGGTGTGACAGTCTGGCGATCGTCGTTCGATTTCATCCTCACGCCGGCCGGCGAGTGA
- a CDS encoding sensor domain-containing diguanylate cyclase translates to MVTRRPNTVIAISVVLAGAILAIAVALLAQMRADALRRAQDSAANISLLVERDVSRNLEIYDLSLRAVIDGLKQPGVLDLPPQIRQRVLFDGSISAKDMGSVFVLDENGNVRFDSRAWPPHTGNHADRDYFKVQRASPGAGLYISGPFSPGGTDEDLSIALSRRISRPDGSFGGVVVGTLRLTYFHRLFDGMKLGPSGSMALMRSDGTMLMRRPYDPKTIGINLTGTANYSRFITQPSGDFFGTAAIDGVERWYAFRHIDGYPLILDVALSTHDIYVEWRRRAWIIGTLIGALDATIIALAFLFSYQLRRRRAAEEELRELARTDGLTGLNNRRAFEELVNDEWRRAQRNGRPLSLLLIDVDNFKGFNDLYGHSAGDEALIGVARCIAQNVRRPGDTAARFGGEEFAVLLPDTDATGAQRIAEQIRAAVQALQCRHVASAHHVLTVSAGVATAQGAAIATSRALVDAADQALYRAKDAGRNRVIADGATTDTASRDGGTVTPDTDARGAN, encoded by the coding sequence ATGGTGACGCGCCGACCGAATACCGTGATTGCGATCAGCGTCGTGCTGGCCGGTGCGATCCTCGCGATCGCCGTGGCGCTGCTCGCGCAGATGCGCGCGGACGCGTTGCGGCGCGCGCAGGATTCCGCCGCCAACATCTCCCTGCTGGTCGAGCGCGACGTGTCGCGCAATCTCGAGATATACGACCTGTCGCTGCGCGCGGTGATCGACGGATTGAAGCAGCCGGGCGTGCTCGATCTGCCGCCGCAGATCCGCCAGAGGGTGCTGTTCGACGGCTCGATCAGCGCAAAGGACATGGGCTCGGTGTTCGTGCTCGACGAAAACGGCAACGTGCGTTTCGATTCACGCGCGTGGCCGCCGCACACGGGTAACCATGCCGACCGCGACTACTTCAAGGTGCAGCGCGCCTCGCCCGGCGCCGGCCTCTATATCAGCGGCCCGTTTAGCCCGGGCGGCACCGACGAGGATCTGAGCATCGCGCTGAGCCGGCGCATCTCGAGGCCGGACGGCAGCTTCGGCGGCGTGGTGGTCGGTACGCTGCGCCTCACGTATTTCCATCGGCTGTTTGACGGCATGAAGCTCGGGCCGAGCGGCTCGATGGCGCTGATGCGCAGCGACGGCACGATGTTGATGCGTCGTCCTTACGATCCGAAAACGATCGGCATCAACCTGACCGGCACCGCCAACTACTCTCGCTTCATCACGCAGCCGAGCGGCGACTTTTTCGGCACTGCGGCGATCGACGGCGTCGAGCGCTGGTACGCGTTCCGCCATATCGACGGCTATCCGCTGATCCTCGACGTCGCGCTGTCGACGCACGACATCTACGTCGAATGGCGGCGGCGCGCATGGATCATCGGCACGCTGATCGGCGCGCTCGATGCGACGATCATCGCGCTGGCGTTCCTGTTTTCGTATCAGTTGCGCCGGCGCCGCGCGGCCGAGGAAGAATTGCGCGAACTGGCGCGCACCGACGGGCTGACCGGCCTGAACAACCGTCGCGCGTTCGAGGAGCTGGTGAACGACGAATGGCGACGCGCGCAGCGCAACGGCCGGCCGCTGTCGCTGCTTCTGATCGACGTCGACAACTTCAAGGGCTTCAACGACCTGTACGGCCATTCGGCCGGCGACGAAGCGCTGATCGGCGTCGCGCGCTGCATCGCGCAGAACGTGCGGCGTCCGGGGGACACGGCCGCGCGCTTCGGCGGCGAGGAGTTCGCGGTGCTGCTGCCGGACACCGATGCGACGGGCGCGCAGCGCATCGCCGAGCAGATCCGCGCGGCGGTACAGGCGCTGCAATGCCGCCATGTGGCGAGCGCCCATCACGTGCTGACGGTGAGCGCCGGCGTGGCGACCGCGCAGGGCGCGGCGATCGCGACGAGCCGCGCGCTGGTCGATGCCGCCGACCAGGCGCTGTATCGCGCGAAGGATGCCGGCCGAAATCGGGTGATCGCTGATGGCGCGACGACGGACACCGCCTCGCGCGACGGCGGCACGGTGACGCCCGACACGGATGCTCGCGGCGCGAATTGA
- a CDS encoding solute carrier family 23 protein, whose product MAASYFPRWRRQPAAAQGGIVGIDERLAWPQMFAMGIQHVVAMFGSTVLAPLLMGFDPNLCIFMSGIGTLLFFVLVGGRVPSYLGSSFAFIGLVIAVTGYGGHGANPNIPVALGGIIACGIAYGVIGLIVSAVGTGWIETLMPPVVTGAIVCVIGLNLAPIAVHGVSGSNFESWMALVTVLCVGAVAVFTRGMLQRLLILVGLLLAYVIYAIVTNGLGMGKPIDFSIVANAAWFGMPHFMSPVFDPHAMTLLAPVAVILVAENLGHIKAVSAMTGQNLDRYIGRAFIGDALATIVSGFAGGTGVTTYAENIGVMAVTKIYSTLVFVIAAVIALVLGFSPKFGAVIQTIPGPVLGGVSIVVFGLIAVTGARIWVVNKVDFSDNRNLIVAAVTLVLGAGDFSLKLGDFGLGGIGTATFGAIILYALLRRKPTQGPVA is encoded by the coding sequence ATGGCCGCATCCTATTTCCCACGCTGGCGCCGCCAGCCTGCCGCCGCCCAGGGCGGCATCGTCGGCATCGACGAACGGCTCGCGTGGCCGCAGATGTTCGCGATGGGCATCCAGCACGTCGTCGCGATGTTCGGCTCGACCGTGCTCGCGCCGCTGCTGATGGGCTTCGATCCGAACCTGTGCATCTTCATGTCGGGGATCGGCACATTGCTGTTCTTCGTGCTGGTCGGCGGCCGCGTGCCGAGCTATCTTGGCTCGAGCTTCGCGTTCATCGGCCTCGTCATTGCGGTGACCGGCTACGGCGGACACGGCGCGAATCCCAACATTCCGGTTGCGTTGGGCGGCATCATCGCGTGCGGCATCGCGTATGGGGTGATCGGCCTGATCGTGTCGGCGGTTGGCACCGGGTGGATCGAAACGCTGATGCCGCCGGTCGTGACCGGCGCGATCGTCTGCGTGATCGGCCTGAACCTCGCGCCGATCGCCGTGCATGGCGTGAGCGGCAGCAATTTCGAATCCTGGATGGCGCTCGTGACGGTGCTGTGCGTCGGCGCGGTCGCGGTGTTCACGCGTGGCATGCTGCAGCGGCTGCTGATCCTGGTCGGCTTGCTGCTCGCCTACGTCATCTACGCAATCGTCACGAACGGCCTCGGCATGGGCAAGCCGATCGATTTCTCGATCGTCGCGAATGCCGCATGGTTCGGCATGCCGCACTTCATGTCGCCGGTGTTCGACCCGCACGCGATGACGCTGCTCGCGCCGGTCGCGGTGATTCTGGTGGCCGAAAATCTCGGCCACATCAAGGCCGTGAGCGCGATGACGGGCCAGAACCTCGACCGTTACATCGGCCGTGCGTTCATCGGCGACGCGCTCGCGACGATCGTGTCGGGCTTCGCGGGCGGCACCGGCGTGACCACGTACGCGGAGAACATCGGCGTAATGGCGGTCACGAAAATCTATTCGACGCTGGTGTTCGTGATCGCCGCGGTGATCGCGCTCGTGCTCGGCTTCTCGCCGAAGTTCGGCGCGGTGATCCAGACGATTCCGGGACCCGTGCTGGGCGGCGTGTCGATCGTCGTGTTCGGGCTGATCGCGGTGACGGGCGCGCGCATCTGGGTCGTCAACAAGGTCGACTTCTCAGACAACCGCAATCTGATCGTCGCGGCCGTCACGCTCGTGCTCGGCGCCGGCGATTTCTCGCTGAAGCTCGGCGACTTCGGGCTGGGCGGCATCGGTACTGCGACGTTCGGCGCGATCATCCTATACGCGCTGTTGAGAAGAAAGCCGACGCAAGGGCCGGTGGCCTGA
- a CDS encoding Na+/H+ antiporter: MEIVFTVLILLLAVAASGMLTRALPFRLPLPLVQIAIGAMLAWPRLELHVVFNPEIFMLLFIPPLLFADGWRIPKREFFMARRAILMLALGLVFMTVLVVGHFVHALVPQMSLPVAFALAAVLSPTDAVALSGIAGKGKIPGQLMHILEGEALMNDASGLVALKFAVAAALTGAFSLREASVSFVIIALGGLAVGAAVSAVFSFVSAHFLNLTEEGDPAPGVVMTLLIPFAAYLSAERFELSGILAAVSAGMTMNFASITEKWQVASRVRTTSTWTMIEFVFNGMVFIMLGLQFPHILGRALLDAHETNDAQAARLIGYIVAVAIALYAIRFVWVWLLRWFASRGAAKHGVANAVPGLRMVSVTTVAGVRGAVTLAGVLSLPELLPNGTPLPGRDLAIFIASGVILLSLLVAVAALPLLLRGWRRGKDPHAAEEALARTLAAQSAIRAVDRLHDTECADLDESAQAYATDVTARVMDLYRRRLATLDDERAPRELARRADALEFRMKLAAMRAERKTLLDLRDTQRINDETLNKLMREVDLSETALTARKR; the protein is encoded by the coding sequence ATGGAAATCGTCTTCACCGTCCTGATCCTGCTGCTCGCCGTCGCCGCTTCCGGCATGCTGACCCGTGCGCTGCCGTTCAGGCTGCCGCTGCCGCTCGTGCAGATCGCGATCGGCGCGATGCTCGCGTGGCCGCGCCTCGAATTGCACGTCGTGTTCAATCCGGAAATCTTCATGTTGCTGTTCATTCCGCCGCTACTGTTCGCGGATGGCTGGCGCATTCCAAAGCGCGAGTTCTTCATGGCGCGCCGCGCGATTCTGATGCTCGCGCTCGGCCTCGTGTTCATGACTGTGCTGGTGGTCGGCCACTTCGTGCATGCGCTGGTGCCGCAGATGTCGCTGCCCGTTGCGTTCGCGCTTGCCGCGGTGCTGTCGCCGACCGACGCGGTCGCGCTGTCCGGCATCGCCGGCAAGGGCAAGATTCCGGGGCAGCTAATGCATATTCTCGAAGGCGAGGCGCTGATGAACGACGCGTCGGGTCTCGTCGCGCTGAAGTTCGCGGTCGCCGCGGCGCTGACCGGCGCGTTTTCCCTGCGTGAAGCGTCGGTGAGCTTCGTGATCATCGCGCTTGGCGGCCTCGCGGTCGGCGCGGCGGTGAGCGCGGTGTTCAGCTTCGTGTCCGCGCATTTCCTCAATCTCACCGAGGAAGGCGATCCCGCGCCCGGCGTCGTAATGACGCTGCTGATTCCGTTCGCCGCCTATCTGAGCGCCGAGCGCTTCGAGCTATCGGGCATTCTCGCCGCGGTCTCTGCCGGCATGACGATGAACTTCGCGAGCATCACGGAGAAGTGGCAGGTCGCCTCGCGCGTGCGGACCACGAGCACGTGGACGATGATCGAGTTCGTGTTCAACGGCATGGTGTTCATCATGCTCGGGCTGCAGTTTCCGCACATCCTCGGGCGGGCACTGCTCGACGCGCACGAAACCAACGACGCGCAGGCCGCGCGGCTGATCGGCTATATCGTCGCGGTGGCGATCGCGCTGTATGCGATACGCTTCGTGTGGGTCTGGCTGCTGCGCTGGTTCGCGAGCCGGGGCGCGGCAAAGCACGGCGTCGCGAACGCGGTGCCGGGGCTGCGCATGGTGTCGGTGACGACGGTGGCGGGTGTGCGCGGCGCGGTGACGCTCGCGGGCGTGCTGTCGCTACCGGAACTGCTGCCGAACGGCACGCCGCTGCCAGGACGCGATCTCGCGATCTTCATCGCGTCGGGCGTGATCCTGCTGTCGCTGCTGGTGGCGGTGGCCGCGTTGCCGCTGCTGCTGCGCGGCTGGCGCCGCGGCAAGGACCCCCACGCGGCCGAGGAAGCGCTCGCGCGCACGCTCGCCGCGCAGTCGGCGATTCGCGCGGTCGACCGTCTGCACGACACCGAGTGCGCGGATCTCGATGAATCCGCTCAGGCGTATGCGACCGACGTGACCGCGCGCGTGATGGATCTGTACCGCCGCCGCCTCGCGACGCTCGACGACGAGCGCGCGCCGCGCGAACTCGCGCGCCGCGCCGATGCGCTCGAATTCCGCATGAAGCTCGCGGCGATGCGTGCCGAGCGCAAGACGCTGCTCGATTTGCGCGACACCCAGCGGATCAACGACGAGACGTTGAACAAGCTGATGCGGGAGGTGGATCTGTCGGAGACGGCGCTGACCGCGCGCAAAAGGTAG
- a CDS encoding EAL domain-containing protein, whose translation MTIAQQDRAASVPHGFEVEVTSGLQRYSVQHGELTLTSVFQPIFSLSHLRAVGYEGLLRAHDPLDRAVSPLDVFGEAARVGDALQIDRLAQTLHLENFKVLGAEREWLFLNVHPGVLTDPYLAASLLANLRRLELSPRRVVLEVLEQSAEDLERLADAVREFRERGFLIALDDFGAGHSNIERIWQLNPDIVKLDRLMLSHAAHRADMATILPGLVALLHEAGKLVLIEGVETEHEAQMALACNADFVQGFFFGRPNPGVADAVHAAACIGEVIERHREQAEARERRSAIRLAPYLRAFERAAERLAAGEPLDEVCWNFLALDHAARCFLLDAQGRQAGRNVVLRADRAAHETRFLPLADAQGANWLRRPYFSVAIHAPERVHVTRPYLSINEALPCVTLSVATRVGSETCVLCGDIDWVEDERDARI comes from the coding sequence ATGACGATTGCGCAACAGGACAGGGCGGCGAGCGTGCCGCACGGTTTCGAGGTCGAGGTGACTTCGGGCCTTCAACGCTATTCGGTGCAACACGGCGAATTGACACTAACGAGCGTGTTCCAGCCGATTTTCAGTTTGTCGCACCTGCGCGCGGTCGGCTACGAGGGACTGCTGCGCGCGCACGACCCGCTCGATCGCGCGGTCTCACCGCTCGACGTGTTCGGCGAAGCCGCGCGCGTCGGCGACGCGCTGCAGATCGACCGGCTTGCGCAGACGTTGCATCTGGAGAACTTCAAGGTGCTCGGCGCCGAGCGCGAATGGCTGTTCCTCAACGTGCACCCCGGCGTGCTGACCGACCCGTATCTCGCGGCGTCTTTGCTGGCCAATCTGCGGCGGCTCGAGTTGTCGCCGCGACGCGTCGTGCTCGAAGTGCTCGAACAGAGCGCCGAAGATCTCGAGCGACTCGCCGACGCGGTGCGCGAGTTCCGCGAGCGCGGCTTCCTGATCGCGCTCGACGATTTCGGCGCCGGTCATTCGAATATCGAGCGGATCTGGCAACTGAATCCCGACATCGTGAAGCTCGACCGCCTGATGCTGTCGCACGCCGCGCATCGCGCCGACATGGCGACGATCCTGCCGGGACTCGTGGCGCTGCTGCATGAGGCGGGCAAGCTCGTGCTGATCGAAGGCGTCGAAACCGAGCACGAAGCGCAGATGGCGCTCGCCTGCAATGCCGACTTCGTGCAGGGCTTTTTCTTCGGCCGGCCGAATCCGGGTGTCGCCGATGCGGTCCACGCGGCCGCTTGCATCGGCGAAGTCATCGAACGTCATCGCGAGCAGGCCGAGGCGCGCGAGCGGCGCAGCGCGATCCGGCTCGCACCGTATTTGCGTGCGTTCGAGCGCGCCGCGGAGCGCCTCGCCGCCGGTGAGCCGCTCGACGAGGTGTGCTGGAATTTCCTCGCGCTCGATCACGCGGCGCGCTGTTTTCTGCTCGATGCGCAAGGCCGCCAGGCAGGCCGCAACGTCGTGCTACGCGCCGATCGCGCGGCGCACGAAACGCGCTTTCTGCCGCTTGCCGACGCGCAGGGCGCGAACTGGTTGCGTCGGCCGTACTTCAGCGTCGCGATCCATGCGCCGGAGCGCGTGCATGTGACGCGGCCGTATCTGTCGATCAACGAGGCGTTGCCGTGCGTGACGCTGTCGGTGGCGACGCGCGTCGGCAGCGAGACCTGCGTGCTGTGCGGCGATATCGATTGGGTCGAGGACGAGCGCGACGCGCGCATCTGA
- a CDS encoding copper homeostasis protein CutC translates to MSVLLEVIATTVADARAAAHAGADRLELVTAMGEGGLTPSVGLIEAVVSAAGVPVNVIVRPHSRSFVYDADDYAVMLRDIRAVKAAGANGIVVGMLDAERAIDREGLARVCEAADGLAITFHRAFDEARDLREALDVLLGVEAVTNVLTSGGKPSVLQARAVVRELVRQASGSHCTVLAGAGLTVDAVADFVNRTHVEAVHFGSGVRVNGNGLAPVDPAKVAQVRALLDAA, encoded by the coding sequence ATGTCCGTTCTGCTCGAGGTGATTGCTACGACCGTCGCCGATGCGCGCGCCGCCGCCCACGCCGGTGCCGACCGTCTCGAACTCGTGACCGCGATGGGCGAGGGCGGTCTGACGCCGAGTGTGGGACTGATCGAGGCGGTGGTGTCTGCGGCCGGCGTACCCGTCAACGTGATCGTGCGGCCGCATAGCCGCTCGTTCGTCTACGACGCCGACGACTATGCGGTGATGCTGCGCGACATCCGTGCGGTGAAGGCGGCCGGTGCGAACGGCATCGTGGTCGGCATGCTCGATGCCGAGCGCGCGATCGACCGCGAAGGTCTCGCGCGCGTATGCGAGGCCGCCGATGGACTCGCAATCACGTTCCACCGTGCGTTCGACGAAGCGCGCGATCTGCGCGAAGCGCTCGATGTATTGCTCGGTGTCGAGGCGGTGACGAACGTGCTGACGTCGGGCGGAAAGCCGTCGGTGCTGCAGGCGCGAGCCGTGGTCCGCGAACTGGTGCGGCAAGCGTCGGGATCGCATTGCACGGTGCTCGCGGGCGCCGGTTTGACGGTCGATGCGGTCGCGGACTTCGTCAACCGAACGCACGTCGAGGCCGTGCATTTCGGCTCGGGCGTGCGCGTGAACGGCAACGGCCTCGCGCCGGTCGATCCGGCGAAGGTCGCGCAGGTAAGGGCGCTGCTCGATGCGGCGTAA